The sequence below is a genomic window from Flavobacterium sediminilitoris.
GTCAACCAGGTGGATTTGTAATTGAAGGAGAACATAAAAATATTTATATAGCAGGTGATACAGCACTTACAATGGATATGAAGCTAATTCCAATGCGAACTAAGCTAGATTTAGCTATTTTGCCTATTGGAAGCAACTTTACAATGGATGTTGATGATGCTATAATTGCTTCAGATTTTGTTCAATGTGATAAAATATTAGGATATCATTTTGACACGTTTGGTTATATTGAAATTGATCATGATGAAGCAAAACGTAAATTTTTTGACAAAAACAAAGATTTAATGCTATTAGGGATAGGTGAAAGTATCGAACTATAAATATCATTATTAATGATTGAAAACAATATAAAGCATCATAAATAAAAATGATTTTTCGTTGGAATGTTTAAAGTTTTAAAAACAGAAACGAACAGTCTTGAATTTAACTTTCTTAATTTATTAATTAATTTGAAAGCAACTTATAAAAAATATATTTTAAAATTTAAAAGACCAAGTGGAACTTCAAGAGGTGTTTTAACCGAGAAGGAAACTTGGTTTTTAATTTTAGAAAAAGACGGAAAAAGAGGAATAGGAGAGTGTGGAATTTTGCGTACACTTTCTATTGATGACAGACCTGATTATGAAGAAAAATTACGTTGGGTTTGTAACAATATTCATTTAGGAAAAGAACAACTTTGGGAAGCTCTTTTAGAGTTTCCTTCAATTCAATTTGGAGTTGAAATGGCATTCCTTTCTTTACTATCAAAAACAACTTTTAACTTGTTTCCAAGTGACTTTACTTTGGGTAAAAAAAGCATGGAAATTAACGGTCTTGTTTGGATGGGAGAAGAGCAGTTTATGAAGCAACAAATCGAAGAAAAATTAGCACAAGGATTTCGTTGTATAAAATTAAAAATTGGAGCTATTGATTTTGATAAAGAATTAGGTTTATTGCGTTTTATTAGGCAACATTTTGATGAAAAAACAATAGAAATTCGTGTTGATGCTAATGGAGCTTTTGATTTAAATAACGCTTTAGATAAACTAATTCAATTATCTGATTTTAAAATACATAGTATTGAACAACCTATTCAAAAAAACAATACTGACATCATGTCAGTGTTGTGTAAAAATACTCCTTTTCCAATTGCTTTAGATGAAGAGCTAATAGGAGTCTTTGGAATAGAAAATAAAATGCAATTATTGCAAAAAATAATGCCAAAATATATCATTTTAAAACCAAGTTTAGTAGGTGGTTTTAGGGGAACTTTAGAGTGGATTTCGGTAGCAAAAAAACTAAATATTGAGTGGTGGATTACATCTGCTTTAGAAAGTAATATTGGACTAAATGCAATAGCACAATTTACTTTTACTCTGAATAATTTTTTACCTCAAGGATTAGGAACAGGTAGTTTATATACAAACAATTTTGATTGTCCATTAGAAGTTGAAAACGGACACATTTGGTATCGTAAAAATAAAGAATGGAATCTTGAATTATTACAATAAAAAGAGTCAACAAATGTTGACTCTTTTTATTTCGCATTGTAATAAATTATTACTATTTTTTATTCAGATTTTACAGAAGCTTTGTCATCTTTAATTTCAACTTCAGTTTTATTTTCTCCGCTTTTTGAAGAAAATTCTACACCATCTTTATCGATGCTAATAGAGGTTCCATCACTCTCACTTGGTTCAGTTTCTTTTTCAATTACAACCGTTTCAGTCTTTTCTACTGTAGGTTCTTCTTTTTGTTCTTTACAGCTCAAATTAGCCAAAAGTGCTAAACAGGCTATTGCAAATGTTACCTTTTTCATTATTATTTATATTTAAAATTACTTAAGTGCAAGTTACAAGACGTTAATCATTTATGTTTTACATCTTTTTTACGAATTCTTATATAATTACCAGAAAGAAGAGTTAAAGGTTTGTATCTGTTTTAATTTTACTGTAAAAAAGTATTAAAAGGTTTCGCAACTCTCATTTTAAAGATCAATTTTAAAAATGTATTTTTGTGCTTCATTAAAATCAATTAAATGTTTCGTTTAAAATTACCTACAGATCCTCGTTGGGCAAATATAGCAGAAGGAAATCTTGAAGAAATTCTAACAGATCATGCTTGGTGTGAGCAAAAAGCAGCTTCAAATGCAATTATGTTAATTACTATGCTACCAGAATTCACTGAAATTACTACCGAACTAATAAAGATTGCTAAAGAAGAGTTAGACCATTTTGAGCAAGTGCATGAAATTATAAAAGCACGTGGTTGGGTTTTAGGTCGTGAACGAAAAGATAGTTATGTAAATGATCTATTTAAGTTTATGAAACCAGGAAATCGTAAACATATCATTGTGGAGAGAATGTTATTCGCAGCTATGATTGAAGCTAGAAGTTGCGAACGTTTTAAGGTTCTTTCAGATAATATAGAAGATCAAGAATTAGCTACTTTTTATAGAGAATTAATGATTTCAGAAGCCAATCATTACACAGCTTTTTTACAATTTGCACACGATTTAGCCGAAAAAGGCTATGATGTAAAGAAAAGATGGGAAGAATGGTTGGAACACGAAGCCAAAGTAATTGCGAGCTATGGCAAAGGTGAAGCGATTCATGGGTAGTGTTCAGTGGTCAGTTTTTAGTTCGCAGTTGAAAAAATTGAATACTGAATATTGAGCACTTTTAACTAAGTCTTATTTTTCAACTCAATCCATTTACTCATGAACTTAGTACTTTGTAAAGTTTGATGTTGGAAAACTTGTCCTAGGAAATTTTGATTTCTATGTTTGTCTAGGTTTGCTAGTAAATGATTTACTTTAGTAATGAAGTTGTTTTCAAATAAAGATTTCTCAAAACGTTTGTTGATTAACTGAATTCCATTTTGTTGAGATTGTTGCCAAAAAGTTTGGTTTTGATATAACTCAATTGCTTTTTCAATAAAATCTTCATCAGTTGTAGTAATAAAACCATTCCATGAATGATTACCATGCATTCCTTCTGAGCCCATTTCTGTTGTAACATTAGGTAGGCCAAAAAGCATGCTTTCTAATAATTTTCCTTTTAAACCAGCACCGTAAGGAATAGGAGCAAGCAATACTCTTGCCTTATAAAAAATTTCTTTTACACTTTCAGCACGACCTTTTATTAGAAAACCTTCTTTTTGATTATGTAATTGTTTGGCTTTTTCAGTTACATACGAACCATAAACATGTAATTCAGCTTCAGGAAGGGCTTTTTTAATAGATTTCCAAGACTTTTTAAGTTGTAATACTGTTTGCCAATTCGGTTCGTGTAAAAAGTTTCCTATGCTTACAAAATGGCTTCGTTCCGAAAATAAAGGAAAATGATTGATTGTTTCTTTTGATATTGGTTCAACCAAAAACGGAATATAATGTAAAATCGAAGGATCAACTTTAAAGAGATTAGTTAATAATTCTATTTCATATTTGGAGATTATTAAACTTAAATCGCAACGATATATAGATGCTAATTCTCTTTTAAAAACATCAGAAATATAATCTTTTGAGTTTAATGACCTATTTTGTTTAAATGCAATTTCTCTTGCTTTTCTTAAAAAATGTAAGTCTTCAGTGTCTAAAATTCGTAATGCATTAGGACAGTTTTCTATAACTCTCCAGCCATATTGTTCTTCCGTCATAAAGCGATCAAACAATACAATACTAGGGTTTAGTTCTGAAATTAAAACATCAAAACTATTATTGTTTAACTTTATATAATGTGTTTTAACATCTTGATTCTCTAAATTGTATGAAAAATCTGTTTTTGAAGCAGAAGATAGAAAAGTAATTTTATAATTCTGATTTTGGAACAATTTAATAAGCTGAAGCATTCTGCTGCCAGCCGCTGTAGAATTGGGTTCTGGCCAAACGGTTCCGATAATTACTAAATGATTTTGCATAGTGCAAAAATAAATCTTTCATTAATTTATCTCACGATTTAAGTTTCTTTATTTTTACAAAAAAATATACAATGCCTTCAATATTTAAATTTTGTCCTAATTGTCAATCAACTCATTTTACATTTGAAAATAATATCCGTTTTCATTGTTCAACTTGCGATTTTACGTATTATCATAATATTGCTGCTGCTGTAGCAATTGTTTTTACATTTGAAGATAAAATTTTGTTTACTGTTCGAAATGTTGATCCAGATAAAGGAAAATTAGACTTACCAGGTGGATTTGTTGATCCAAATGAAAATGCTGAAGAAGCTGCTTGTAGAGAAATTAATGAAGAATTAGGACTTGAAATATTTCCAAATAACCTACGCTATATTACGACTTCGCCAAATAATTATTTATATAAAAATATACCTTATAAAACAATGGATATTTTTTATGAATGTTCATTAAGCTCAGATATTATTTCGATTACAGCAAAAGACGAAATTCAAGAACTAATTTGGGTAAACCGTTCGGAAATTGATTTAGATTCAATAGGATTTGTCTCAATTCGAAAAATAATTAAAGAATTTTACTGTGTTTAAATGTGATTTTTAAGTTTAAGAAGATTTATATATCTTGATTAAATATAATAATAGATACAACATTTTTTAGAGAATCTCTAAGCACAATTATTAAATCCGTTTGGCATAGGTCTGTATGAATAATATTGTAATACTTCTTCAATAGCAAATTTTAATGCTTTGTTTATTGGAACAATTATATTTCCTAATTTAAAATCTATTTGTGAGAGATTCATATAATAATCTGTGAAAATAGGAACAGGAAGACCATTGTTTATTAGTTCAATAGACTTTTCAAATGATTCTTTTTGTCCTTCTTTTATTATTTTACAAGTAGCTAAACGATATTGACCATATTTATCTTTGTTAGCACCATAACCAAATAATCTACAAATTAAACCTCTATATTTATAATCACTACAACTACCATTATTCTTGTCTAATATGGAAAGAGGGCTATAAATATAACAAGTAGTAGTTTCATTTTTATTTAAATCATTTAAAACGGTTTCTGCTTTTCCATTTAAAAAAAGATGGAAAGCCCAAGGTAAAAACTCTAATGGAGAAGCATCAATATCAGGATTAGTACAGCATTTTCCACAACCAGCAACACAACCTAATTTTGTTTCTTTTTGAAATTGAGCAATTTCTAAATTAAGGTTTTCGAATAATTGTTCTACTAATCTTACTCGCTTTTCTATTGACATAAATTTTTATCGAAGGTACATTTAATAATAATTACTTGTTGTTTTTTTAACACTAAAAAATATACTTATTTGACAAGCAAATTACATTGAATTAAGTTATCTATTTTTTTTTAAAATTTAGTACTATTTAATATGATGAAATTATGACTCTATAAAGGCATAGTTTGTTATTTATAAAACGTGTAAGTATCAAATAAAGAGATTTTTACAATTTTTCTATAAACATAGTTAAACTTTATATTAAGTAAATTTCAGTCACTTTTTTTTTTAAATTTGAAATGTTAAAGTTATAGGATATGTAATATTTATTTGGTTAATAAATTGATCTTAATTTAAGTTTTTTTTAAAATAACAACATAAACTTGAATGAATAGAAATAACTTTTAAAATAATATAATTATAAGGATTTATTCACAAACAAATACAAACAAATTAAAAAATCAAAACAATGAAAAAAATCAAATTAGAAGGAAAACTAAGCCTTAACAAAGAGACAGTTACAATGTTAAATGATGCTCAAATGAAAAATTTAAATGGTGGAGCATGGTTTACATTATACCATTGTAATAAAACAAACAATTGTGCTACAGCAACGTGTCCTACTGCAACATGTCCTACAGGGTCTTGTCCTGTAAACTGTGTTCCTTATACTGAAGGTGCAAGCGTTTGCCAATCTGCATGTGGAAATAATGTGTGTCCTTAAATAAGAAATGAATAAAAGTATAAGATAGCTTTCTAATTTTTTAGAAAGCTATCTTTTTTAACTCTACATGCCAAAATATAAACAAATCACTACTAGTTGATTACTATTTTTTCCATTTTAATGAAAGATATACTCGAAGAAAAAACAAAAACAATTATAGATTCTATAGTGAATCATAATTACAATAATATGAGCTTACTATCTGGAAATACAGGCTCATTATTTTTACTTAGTTATTACGCAGAATACACAAAAAATGATAAGTATCTTGAAATTGTAGAAGAAATAATTGTAGATACTTATACTAAAATAAATAATGGAATCTATCATATAGATTTTAGCTACTCAAATGGAATAACAGGATTTCTTTGGGCAATAAACAACCTTCTAGAATCAGGACATATTGATATTGATTTTGATGAATATTTCTCTGAAACAATTCCGGATATTTACAATTTCATGATGTATAAAATAGAACAAGGGAATTATGACTTTTTGCACGGAGCATTAGGACCTGCAAACTTCTTATTAGATATTACAGATAAATTTCCAGATTGTATATTTTATCTTAAAAAATTTAATTCAAAACTTATTGAAAAAGGAATTTACAACAAGTCAAACGATACACTTCATTTTATTTCATCTGTTTTTAAAGCAAATAATGAAACAGAGAAGGTTATAAATCTAAGTTTATCTCATGGTATGGCTGCAATTATGTATTATTTCATAAGATGTTTACAAAAAAAAGAATTGTATTCTGATCAACTAGTAAAAGCATTAAGACAAATAATAAATTTTTATAAAATTCATCAAAATCCATCACCAAATGAAATGAGTTATTTTCCTTCTTGGATAAAATTAGAATCTCATATAGCGTTTAATAGCAGATTAGCTTGGTGTTATGGTGATTTAGGTATTGGAACAGAATTATATAAAGCAAGTGAAGTTTTAAAAGACAATGAATTAAAAGAATATGCACTTACAATATTAAAGCATACCACAACAAGAAGAGATTTAAAAATTGAAAGCGTAGTAGATGGAAATTTTTGTCATGGTAGTTGTGGTTTAGTTGATGTTTATAGAACAATTTATAAAATGACTAATGAACCTATTTTCTTAGAAACAGCAAATTATTGGTTAGAAAAAACGATAGATCTAGCAGTTCATGAAGATGGATATGCCGGTTATAAAACCTATTTAGGAGGAAAAAATATATATGAAAATAATTTAAGTTTATTAGAAGGAGCATCAGGTGTAGCAATTGTTTTCTTAGCAACACTTATGGATAAAGAATTATCTTGGAAAAAATCTTTAATGCTTTAATAGTAAATGTAATGATAAAATAATTTTTAAAAAAGGACTATGAATTATGGAATTTTAGATTTTGGAAGTATTCAGAGTAATTCAAATGCTATTTCAACAATACATGAAACAATTGAAATGGCTCAATTAGCTGAAGAATTAGGATTTACAAGATATTGGTTAAGCGAACATCATGAAGATAACTTAGCATGGAAAAACCCAGATATAATACTTCCATTATTAGCAGGTTATACCCAAAAAATTAGAGTAGGATCAGCAGGAGTATTAGTAGGATTGAATGCACCAATTAATACAGCTTATCATTATAAATTATTAGCCAATCTATATCCATCAAGAATAGATTTAGGGTTAGCCAAAGGAAAAACAGAAGAACATAAAAGCATAGAACTTGCAGATGGAAGTGATTGGAAAAAGAATTTAGATGATTATTTTAATAGAGTAAGAAAAATTAAAAGTCTAATTAATGATCAAGTATCTACTATTATTTTACCTCCAAAACAAGGTGAATCTCCAGAAATATGGGTTTTAGGTACAAGTAAATCTAGTATTGATTTTATTATTGAAGAAAAAACAAGCTTTTCACTTTCATTATTTCATATAATTAATGAATTACCATCTCCAGATATTATTAAAGAATTAAGAGAGCAATATATCCTAAAAAATAGAGTAGAACCTAATATTAATATCACCTTGAGTGCATTTTGTAGTGATGATGAAAAACGTGTTGCTGCAATAAATGAAAAAACGAAACATATAAAAATTAATTATTCAGGAAGTCCTGATTATTTCAAAGATTTTTTAGAAAAACAAGCAGAAATATATCAAGTAAATGAAATTATAATTCTGAACTTAGGAGAAACTTTAGAAGAAAAACAGGCACTTATGAATGTTTTTAAAGTAGAAAAACACGAATTTAAAATCACCAACTAAAATCATTTAATTTTTCTGAAAAAAATGAAATACCTATCAAAGTTTATTTTTAGAACACCATTATATCCTTTTTTAAAAAGTAAAGCAAATGAATTGTTTTCTGAAGCAATTTATATAACATCACCATCACTAAAAAGAGAATATGAAAAATACCTTGATGGAAAAATAGATAGTCCTAAAGAAATAAAAAAGTTAAAAATAGCATACTATAAATATCTAAGTAGAGCTAGTTCAAGATGTACGCCTTTCGGATTATTTGCAGGTTTAGGTACAGGGAATTTTGGAACAGCTAATAAAGTAACATTAAATTCTATACCAGAACAAAAAATGGTTAGAAGAACAAGACCAGATATGAATGTTATTTGCATGTTAGCAAAAGAACTTGAAAAAAAAGATTTTATACAACCTTACATTAAGTACTTTCCAAACAATAGTATCTATCAAATAGATTCTTTTTATAGGTATGTCGAATATTATTATGCAGGAGGAAGAAGAGTTCACAGAATTAGTAAAGTTGATTATTCAGAATATTTAGAAGGTATTTTAATTCATGCAATGTATGGCAAAACCGAATTAGAATTAATAACGAGTTTAACAACATTAGGAATTGAAGAAGAAGAAGCAACATCATTTTTAAAAGAACTTATAGAATCTCAACTTTTGGTAAGTGATTTTGAACCAACAGTAACAGGAAAAGAATTTTATGAAGTAATAATTGACACATTACACGGAATACAAACAAATCATTCATCAAAGGAATTAGAAGAAACAATCTTTTTAATAAAAGAGATAAAAGAAAGTCTAAATAAAATTGATCAAAACACTATAAACTCAGTAGAGGCTTACGAAGATTTACATAATAAAATAAGAAAGATTCTAAAAGATATTCCAGAAACAAATCTTTTTCAAACCGATTTATATTTTAAAACACAACAATCAGAATTAGATATAAATATTCAAGAATCAATATCAGATGTTGTTACATTTTTAAATAAAATAACACCAAATTATACCAATACTAATTTAGAAAACTTTAAAAGAAACTTTTCAGAGCGCTATGAAGAATCCGAAGTTTCACTACTAGAAGTACTAGATACAGAAAATGGAGTAGGCTATCCTAATAAAGACACTTCAGGAATAAATGATTTACTTGACGATCTTGCTTTAGGAAATTCATACCAAGATTTTGAAATAAAATGGACATCATATCAAAAAGCTATTTTTCAAATATTGATAAAAGCATATAAAGAAGATGCTAAAATAATTACAATATCAGAAAACGATTTTAAAGATATTGATTATACGAATAACAACCTTCCACATTCTATGGCAATAAAATTTAACTTGCTAAATGCTGAAACAGGAAAAATACAATTAGAAAATATAGGTGGAGCAACAGCAACATTACTTTTAGGGCGTTTTGGACATGGAAATGAAGACGTTTTGGATATAATTAATGAAATAACGAAGCATGAAAAATTACATTCAGGAGATTCAATTTTAGCAGAAATTGTTCATTTACCAGAAAGTAGAATAGGAAACATATTATCAAGACCAGATACTAGAGATTATGAAATGGCATATTTGGCTAAATCAAATAAAAGCGAAGAGTTTCAAATAAAAATATCAGATTTATTCATATCAATTAAAAGCGGAAATATTGTTTTAAGAAGCAAAAAATTAAACAAACAAATTATTCCAAGATTAGGAAATGCACATAATTTTAGTTTCAATTCTTTACCAGTATATCAATTTTTATGCGATTTACAATTACAATATTATACCAAACCATCTTTATATTTTAATTGGGGATCATTAGCATCACAATTTACTTTTTTACCTAGAGTAGAATATAAAAATATAGTATTAAAATCAGCCACTTGGCAATTAAATCAGTCAGATTTCAACAATTTGATTAAAGATACTAATGATTCAAAAATAATAGAAAAATTTATTGAATTTAAAAAGAAACACAACCTTCCAGATTTTTTCCTATTAGTAGATGGAGATAATGAATTATTAATTAATTCTTCAGATGAAATAGCAATTTTAGCTTTTGTAGATACTATAAAAAAGAGAACATCAATAGTTCTTGAAGAATTTCTATTTGATATAAAATCATCTTTAATAACAGATAACAAAGGAGATAGTTATACAAATGAATGTGTAGCTATTTTATTAAATGAAGAAACAAAATTTCCAACATTTAATTTTGACGATGAAAATACAATAAAACCTATTACTCGTTATTATTTACCAGGAAGCGAATGGATGTATTTTAAGATTTACTGCGGAATAAAAACAGCCGATTATATTCTAACTGAAATTATATTACCATTAACAGAGAAACTTATTGCAGACAGAAAAATAAAAAAATGGTTCTTCTTACGTTATTTTGATTCAGATAATCATTTAAGATTCAGGTTTCAACTTTCAAATGAAAAAGAATCAGATGCTATTCTAACATTATTAAATGAAACTTTAGGATCATTATATCTTAATGGTTTGATTTCAAAAATGCAAACAGACACTTATAATAGAGAAATAGAAAGATATGGAGCTGACAGAATAGAACTTACTGAAGAGCTGTTTTATACGGATAGTGTTTTTTGTGCAAATTTTATTAATTATTTAGATTCAGAAATGGGTTCAAAAATAAAATGGCAAATGGCAATTAGAGGAACAGATCAATACTTAGAAGATTTTGGATTAAATATGGAGCAAAAAGCAGCGTTCACAGAGAAAATTGCTGATAATTTTTTTAATGAAAATAATGGGAATGCTTTTTTAAGAAAGCAGTTGAATGATAAGTATAGAAAATTTAGAAGTTCAATTGAACATTTAATGCAATTTGAACATGACAATCAAAGAGAAATAGCACCATTATTAGCATTATTGTTTGAAAGAAGTGAAGCTAATAGTAATATAATAGAAAAACTCAATATTCATTTTGAAGATGAAAAGTTTAATACCTTAGTGTTTAGCTATATTCACATGATGCACAATAGAATATTTAATGCAAAACAACGACAAAATGAATTCATCATCTATGAGTTACTTTCAAGACATTACAAATCATTAATCGCACGCAAAAAATATGAAAAAGTAACCATGAAAGTTTAGGTTATTATAAATTAGAAGTTTATTTATCAGAATATAGCGCAATGATTTTTAGACTCAATAAATAATTTTTCATAATCTTTTAGAGTCAAATTCTTCATGAAATCAATATTATCTTTGTCAACACCAAAAAATAGATTTCCATTAGTTTTAAAATTTAATACACTATCAAGTTGAATAGTAAACATTTTATTTCCATTTTCTTCTAAAGTTACTAAATAACTAATTTCAGAGTTATATTTTTTTATTGAAACAATGGAGTGAAATTTATTTGAATGAGTAGAAGTTAATTCCATCTGTGAAATAATTTCATCTTTATTGGCTTTAAGTTTTACTTCAAGGTTAGATTTTAAATTTAAAACTTCATAATTTTCAGGAAGAGAAGTAGCAATAAAAGAGAAGCAACAAACTAAAATAAGTATTGGTTTAAAAATATAGCTTAGAGGAACAATTGTTATACTTTTAGAGTTCCAATATAAATAGGAAATAGGCAGAATTATTAATGCAAATAAATCATAATAATCAACAGTTCTATTAACACCAATTCCAATATTTTGTATAAAAACAAGTAAAGGTTCAATAAAATCAGATTTCCAAATAATAAATAAAACTCCAGAAAAAATATAATTTAATTTTACATTTTTAGGAAACAGTAAACTTATAAAATAAGGAAAAGCGAATAAACCTGAAAAATCGGATAATTTACCTGTTATTTGATTATGAAAAATTTCTTTTAGAAAGAAATCATTAAGTAATAAACATAGTATAGATAACAAAAAAAAGAACCTAAAATACTTTGTATTATTATTCATCTATTTTGATATACTATCAACAGGTATTTCTACATTTTGTTTAACAACAACAGGAGTTACATTCTTTTTTATTACTGGAATAAGAATTTCAGTAATAAATTGAGAAGGTTTTATCTTATCAGTTGTAGTGCTATTATTTACTTTATAAATTTCAATATGTTCTCCTTTTTTTTCCTCAATATAATTATTTTCTGCAATAAACTCTAAAGCCTTTTTTAGAGCCTCTTTTCTGTGATTATAATCGCCTTTCAAAGTCGTTTTTAAAGCAATAAAAGATTCATAATAACCACCTCTTATATCACTTAAAGGAGTCGTTAAAATTTCCTCTTGAATAGGTACACAAGCAGTATAGACTACATAATCATTCGTTTCATCCCATGTTTTAAACTGAATATAAGAATCACCAGTTGTTGTAATCTCATTTTGTTTTACAAACAAGTTTATGTTTTTCAACAGCGTTGCAGCTTTTACTTGAAAATCAGATATTTTACAAGAATCCTTCTGTTGTATATAACTACTCGCTTCTCTCGTAATAATTCCGTTTACAATAACATTAAAAGTAGAAAATTCATTAACCAAATAATTATTTATATTCTCTAAACCAGAAGTCAATAACGATGAAAATTTAGTTTCATTACTACCCGTTAGTAAAGCTTTCATTTTCTCCTTAAAAGTTAAATGCCCTTTAATTCCCCAAGTTATCTTTGTTTGATCGTTTTCTTCTGTAAAAGTCCAGTAAGTCGTATAGTTTTGATCGTCAATTTTTTCAATTTGATATATAGAATCTTGTTCAAATACCTTTGAAGTTGAAATACGATTACCATCCCAATCTATAAAAGCACCTTCACCAGAGGTTAATTTTGAAAATGAAGATTTAATACCTTGCTTATTTATCAATTCAGGATGCCAATTTCCCCAGTTTTCAAAATCATTAATAAAATTAAAAACCTTAGATTTAGGGCTTTTAATAGTTTTTTCTTTACTAATATCAAATTCATTTGGTTGTGTTGCAACAAACACTACAAAAGCTATTGATAGTAACAGTAAAAGTAATAAAAGATATTTAGCAATTCTCATTTTTTTGGCGATAGGATGTGTTTCTCAAATATATAAAAATTATTCTTTCAAATAGACTTTGATGATAAATAATAAACCAATAAATAATAAAAAACCAAATAATATCCAATATGTTCCTTTGTACTGTTGTTGTAATTGTTTCAAATCTTTTCTATAGACATATATCATAGTAAAAATAAAAACAATAACAAAAAAAACGGCAAAATAGAGTTGACCTGATGAAAACATGATTATATTTTTTTACAAAAGTAAGAAATCAAATAAGCAATTAAATAAATTTGCAACTATAAAATTACAAATTATGAAAAAACAATTAGAAGCCGTAAAATTAT
It includes:
- a CDS encoding LLM class flavin-dependent oxidoreductase, giving the protein MNYGILDFGSIQSNSNAISTIHETIEMAQLAEELGFTRYWLSEHHEDNLAWKNPDIILPLLAGYTQKIRVGSAGVLVGLNAPINTAYHYKLLANLYPSRIDLGLAKGKTEEHKSIELADGSDWKKNLDDYFNRVRKIKSLINDQVSTIILPPKQGESPEIWVLGTSKSSIDFIIEEKTSFSLSLFHIINELPSPDIIKELREQYILKNRVEPNINITLSAFCSDDEKRVAAINEKTKHIKINYSGSPDYFKDFLEKQAEIYQVNEIIILNLGETLEEKQALMNVFKVEKHEFKITN
- a CDS encoding glycosyltransferase gives rise to the protein MQNHLVIIGTVWPEPNSTAAGSRMLQLIKLFQNQNYKITFLSSASKTDFSYNLENQDVKTHYIKLNNNSFDVLISELNPSIVLFDRFMTEEQYGWRVIENCPNALRILDTEDLHFLRKAREIAFKQNRSLNSKDYISDVFKRELASIYRCDLSLIISKYEIELLTNLFKVDPSILHYIPFLVEPISKETINHFPLFSERSHFVSIGNFLHEPNWQTVLQLKKSWKSIKKALPEAELHVYGSYVTEKAKQLHNQKEGFLIKGRAESVKEIFYKARVLLAPIPYGAGLKGKLLESMLFGLPNVTTEMGSEGMHGNHSWNGFITTTDEDFIEKAIELYQNQTFWQQSQQNGIQLINKRFEKSLFENNFITKVNHLLANLDKHRNQNFLGQVFQHQTLQSTKFMSKWIELKNKT
- the miaE gene encoding tRNA-(ms[2]io[6]A)-hydroxylase, translating into MFRLKLPTDPRWANIAEGNLEEILTDHAWCEQKAASNAIMLITMLPEFTEITTELIKIAKEELDHFEQVHEIIKARGWVLGRERKDSYVNDLFKFMKPGNRKHIIVERMLFAAMIEARSCERFKVLSDNIEDQELATFYRELMISEANHYTAFLQFAHDLAEKGYDVKKRWEEWLEHEAKVIASYGKGEAIHG
- a CDS encoding NUDIX hydrolase; amino-acid sequence: MPSIFKFCPNCQSTHFTFENNIRFHCSTCDFTYYHNIAAAVAIVFTFEDKILFTVRNVDPDKGKLDLPGGFVDPNENAEEAACREINEELGLEIFPNNLRYITTSPNNYLYKNIPYKTMDIFYECSLSSDIISITAKDEIQELIWVNRSEIDLDSIGFVSIRKIIKEFYCV
- a CDS encoding YkgJ family cysteine cluster protein — its product is MSIEKRVRLVEQLFENLNLEIAQFQKETKLGCVAGCGKCCTNPDIDASPLEFLPWAFHLFLNGKAETVLNDLNKNETTTCYIYSPLSILDKNNGSCSDYKYRGLICRLFGYGANKDKYGQYRLATCKIIKEGQKESFEKSIELINNGLPVPIFTDYYMNLSQIDFKLGNIIVPINKALKFAIEEVLQYYSYRPMPNGFNNCA
- a CDS encoding lanthionine synthetase C family protein; the encoded protein is MKDILEEKTKTIIDSIVNHNYNNMSLLSGNTGSLFLLSYYAEYTKNDKYLEIVEEIIVDTYTKINNGIYHIDFSYSNGITGFLWAINNLLESGHIDIDFDEYFSETIPDIYNFMMYKIEQGNYDFLHGALGPANFLLDITDKFPDCIFYLKKFNSKLIEKGIYNKSNDTLHFISSVFKANNETEKVINLSLSHGMAAIMYYFIRCLQKKELYSDQLVKALRQIINFYKIHQNPSPNEMSYFPSWIKLESHIAFNSRLAWCYGDLGIGTELYKASEVLKDNELKEYALTILKHTTTRRDLKIESVVDGNFCHGSCGLVDVYRTIYKMTNEPIFLETANYWLEKTIDLAVHEDGYAGYKTYLGGKNIYENNLSLLEGASGVAIVFLATLMDKELSWKKSLML
- a CDS encoding class I lanthipeptide — its product is MKKIKLEGKLSLNKETVTMLNDAQMKNLNGGAWFTLYHCNKTNNCATATCPTATCPTGSCPVNCVPYTEGASVCQSACGNNVCP
- a CDS encoding o-succinylbenzoate synthase; the encoded protein is MKATYKKYILKFKRPSGTSRGVLTEKETWFLILEKDGKRGIGECGILRTLSIDDRPDYEEKLRWVCNNIHLGKEQLWEALLEFPSIQFGVEMAFLSLLSKTTFNLFPSDFTLGKKSMEINGLVWMGEEQFMKQQIEEKLAQGFRCIKLKIGAIDFDKELGLLRFIRQHFDEKTIEIRVDANGAFDLNNALDKLIQLSDFKIHSIEQPIQKNNTDIMSVLCKNTPFPIALDEELIGVFGIENKMQLLQKIMPKYIILKPSLVGGFRGTLEWISVAKKLNIEWWITSALESNIGLNAIAQFTFTLNNFLPQGLGTGSLYTNNFDCPLEVENGHIWYRKNKEWNLELLQ